One genomic region from Mauremys reevesii isolate NIE-2019 linkage group 7, ASM1616193v1, whole genome shotgun sequence encodes:
- the LOC120409029 gene encoding cytochrome P450 26A1 yields MGFSTLLASTLCTVLLPLLLFLAAVKLWHLYCVSGREPGCSLPLPPGTMGLPFFGETLQLVLQRRKFLQMKRRKYGFIYKTHLFGRPTVRVMGAENVRHILLGEHRLVSVQWPASVRTILGSGCLSNLHDGQHKHRKKVIMKAFSREALQHYVPGIQEEVTACLARWLRSGGSCLLVYPEVKRLMFRIAMRILLGFEPRHADQDSEQQLVEAFEEMIRNLFSLPIDVPFSGLYRGLRARNFIHAKIEENIRAKMARKQPAGDCKDALQLLMEHTQDNGEPLNMQELKESATELLFGGHETTASAATSLITFLGLHRAVLQKVRKELQMKGLLCSMNQDDKQLDIEVLEQLKYTGCVIKETLRLSPPVPGGFRVALKTFELNGYQIPKGWNIIYSICDTHDVADFFTNKDEFDPDRFMSPSPEDSSRFSFIPFGGGLRSCVGKEFAKILLKIFTVELARNCDWQLLNGPPTMKTGPIVYPVDNLPTKFIGFNGQI; encoded by the exons ATGGGCTTCTCCACCTTGCTGGCCAGCACCCTGTGCACCgtcctgctgcctctgctgctcttcCTGGCCGCGGTGAAGCTGTGGCATCTGTACTGCGTGAGCGGCCGGGAGCCCGGCTGCAGCCTCCCGCTGCCCCCCGGCACCATGGGGCTCCCCTTCTTCGGGGAGACGCTGCAACTGGTGCTGCAG CGGCGGAAGTTTCTCCAGATGAAGCGTCGGAAATACGGGTTTATCTACAAGACCCACCTCTTCGGGCGCCCCACCGTGCGGGTGATGGGGGCCGAGAACGTGCGGCACATCCTGCTCGGGGAGCATCGCCTGGTGTCGGTGCAGTGGCCGGCGTCCGTGCGCACTATCCTGGGGTCCGGCTGCCTCTCCAACCTGCACGACGGGCAGCACAAGCACCGGAAAAAG GTGATCATGAAGGCTTTCTCCCGGGAGGCCCTGCAGCACTACGTCCCCGGCATCCAGGAGGAGGTGACCGCCTGCCTGGCGCGCTGGCTGCGCAGCGGCGGCTCCTGCCTCCTGGTTTACCCTGAAGTGAAGCGCCTCATGTTCCGCATCGCCATGAGGATCCTGCTGGGCTTCGAGCCGCGTCACGCGGACCAGGACAGCGAGCAGCAGCTGGTGGAGGCCTTCGAGGAGATGATCCGCAACCTCTTCTCCCTGCCCATCGATGTGCCCTTCAGCGGGCTCTACCGG GGCCTGCGGGCGCGGAACTTCATCCACGCCAAGATCGAGGAGAACATCCGGGCGAAGATGGCCCGTAAGCAGCCCGCGGGCGACTGTAAGGACGCGCTGCAGCTGCTGATGGAGCACACGCAGGACAACGGGGAGCCGCTGAATATGCAG GAGCTAAAAGAATCGGCAACAGAACTTCTGTTTGGAGGGCATGAAACCACGGCCAGTGCTGCCACATCTCTAATCACCTTCTTAGGACTTCACCGGGCTGTTCTGCAAAAAGTGAGAAAGGAGCTACAAATGAAG GGTTTATTGTGCAGCATGAACCAAGATGACAAACAACTGGATATAGAAGTCTTGGAACAGTTGAAGTACACAGGCTGTGTCATCAAAGAGACCCTCAGGCTGAGTCCACCGGTTCCTGGAGGATTTAGAGTTGCACTCAAGACTTTTGAGTTAAAT GGTTACCAGATTCCTAAAGGTTGGAATATTATCTACAGTATCTGTGATACACATGATGTTGCAGACTTCTTCACCAACAAGGATGAATTTGACCCTGATCGCTTCATGTCTCCCTCTCCGGAAGATTCCTCCAGGTTCAGTTTCATCCCTTTTGGAGGAGGCTTGAGAAGCTGTGTGGGCAAAGAGTTTGCAAAAATCCTTCTCAAAATATTTACTGTGGAGTTGGCTCGGAATTGTGACTGGCAGCTGTTAAATGGACCTCCTACAATGAAAACTGGCCCCATAGTGTATCCAGTGGACAACCTGCCTACCAAATTCATAGGTTTCAATGGCCAAATCTGA